A segment of the Cinclus cinclus chromosome 3, bCinCin1.1, whole genome shotgun sequence genome:
ACTGTGTGACTTTGGTTTTGTAGCTGCATTCATGAATTATAAGAAACCTGTTTTTATAGttgaatttttaatgtttgcCAGCTTATACTCACCTCAAGGGCTTCAGAGTATGAAGTAAAGGCTTCATTCGGGTCATGTCAAAGCACAACTTCTACTGAGACTAATTCTGATCTGGGAAACCTACCATCTGGAAAGCTGGCTGCACGGAAatgtcaaaaagaaaacaagtactGGAAGTATTTCTGATGCAGGAGTACCCTTGAGCTGATGGGTTGTCCAGAGTCATGATCTCAGATGGCTTGAAAGCTGTGAAGGGATCTGAAGTCTACAAGGAAGTAGAGAAGATGCTCATGCCTTACTGTTACGTGTGTATGAGCTACCACAGTCCAGTGAGCTTGTTTAAGGTCTGTGGCCAAAAACAGATGGCATGGATTAAAACCAACTCCATTTTTGGACTGGACAATTAAACATGTTACGCTTGTATTAATATTCCTGGCTACAGTACAGCCATTGTAGGGGGTTAAGAGGTAGTGTtgaaacacagcaaagcagTCTTAGAACTAGTCAGAAAGCTGTTTCAGGATACAGTAGGGCTGAAGGCATTTTGTAAGCAGCTTTTCAGGAATGAAGACTCCAGTGACTTTCCTCCTTCAATAGTTGTGGTAGCATACAATGTTCAGACATCTGTGTCCAGCGGAAGTGGCTTATATTGAGAAACTTGGGTGTAGTTTGGTCTGATTATACCTTTTTCCGTTGACTCATCTCCTCTTTTAGTAATAAAAGTGCTATTAAGCTGTAgcatgtgtatttttaaagtacCATTTTCAATTTTCTCATAGCAGTTccatattgttttattttgagatGCAGTTCCTTCCAAGGGTGTGGATCATTGCAGTTGTAGATAGCTATTTCAGCTCCATATTAAGAACTCTTATTCAGGATAGAGAGTAACTGCCAGCTGAGTCCTTGGAAATGGATGACCTTCCATCCTGATTTTGGTCAACATGTGGTTCATCAGTGGACTGGTGGTTGTGTTTTCAAATACTGATGCTGCCATATTGTCATTGCAATTGAGCAATATACCAAAATTTTCTTAGAagattgaaatgaaattttgtaACTTGCAACAATCAGTTGCAGTGAATTTTTTGATTGTGAAATCCCAAAGCTTAAGGgcttttgatgtttttttttgttttgtacagAATTCAAAGAAGCTTTTTCACTATTTGACAAGGATGGTGATGGTACTATAACTACAAAGGAGTTGGGGACGGTGATGAGATCACTTGGTcaaaatcccacagaagcaGAGCTACAGGATATGATCAATGAAGTAGATGCTGATGGTAAGAACTTGACTAATTAGTAATTTAATAAAGTGCCTAAACAATGTTTTTCTAACAAAGTGTTTATCTTTCAGGCAATGGCACAATTGACTTTCCAGAGTTTCTGACAATGAtggcaagaaaaatgaaagatacAGATAGTGAAGAAGAAATTAGAGAAGCGTTCCGTGTCTTTGACAAGGTACTGTAATGTCTACCTGGAATATTTCTGTTAAGAAAACTAGGTCTGATTGTAATGTGCTTTCCTCACAGGTCTGAGGGGTATCTGCAGTCCTATCATAGAGAGCCTCTGGGTTGGCCAGTCACCCTAAAGCTCAGTCTGTAAGGTTGTAAGGGCTGTAAGGGAAAAGTCAGATGAGTTATCAAGATAGTAATGAATGACATGATTTAAAGTAGTGCTCGCTGTGGTACTGAAATACTTGAGGATGACTGGCAGGAAActgttttaagtattttaaatgttaatgttttgAGTCTTTCATATTGTCTTTGCGAAGTAAATTGCTAAATGGGTCTAAAGTTAACTCTGCTTACCTAAGAtgcaccttaaaaaaaaatgatgaaaacatGTGTGGTGCcttggggggtggggaggaaaaCATCAATTGCATTAGTATACACTAGCACTTCAGTATTTATTGTCCCAACTGGTACTGCAATATGTGAAAGTCATCTCTGAAGGCCTTGTGGCTTTATGTTGGACTTCCATGAAACAGGCAAATCAGATAAGTAGCTTCTGTTGTAAGAAATCACCACTTGAACCACAGTCACATGATTTAATAGGCGTCAATCACCTAAGAAGTTGCAAAAGGTGCTGACTGCATTGTTTGTGGTTTAAAAACGGGTCAGAATAGGGCAGTCAAAGGCTGTAAGGTGTTAACAGTGCCCAAAGACATTGGACAATGCTGAAGATAGGCTTACAGCTCTCATTTACCTTGTGCAAATGCTAGTGGTTAAAGCTGTGTTAACTTCTTAGTGCTCAATTTGCTCTGCAATGTTCCTAAGTTACAGTTAAGTCATTGGGCCTTAGGCAAGTCTATTCCAGCGTTCCTTTTTGTCCTCCCAGGATGGTAATGGTTACATTAGTGCTGCAGAACTCCGTCATGTGATGACAAATCTGGGAGAGAAGCTAACAGATGAAGAAGTTGATGAAATGATTAGGGAAGCAGACATTGATGGTGATGGTCAAGTAAACTATGAAGGTAAGGAGTTTCTAATTGATTGTTTTTGTGTAGTATTTCTCATGCTTATTTGTGTGTGGGTACTGATAGCCACACCAAGTTTAAATAGAGCAGTGTTCAGACAAGTTCATCTGAACACGCTGTTCCTTTAAGCTAATGTTCAATTACTATGTACATTGTGTACCTCTCAATGGGTTGAAGTTTGAGTGTTATTGCTGCCTTCGTGCCAAAGGCAAAAAAGGACTATTCAGCTGTATAGTGTAAGAATTGACTTGGTAAATCTAATGATGTCTAATGGCCATTAGAATAAGCAAGTTGTCACAGATGTTCACGTTCTGTTTGTACTGTTCTGTTCACTAGTGCATGTTGATCTGACTGTAGAATGTCACTCATTTGTCATTAAtcctttttaaattacttacTAATCAAAAGGGGAAAGCCTCTAAAATAGGCAGAAATTTCAAGACCTTCAGAagttatttaaatacatttatttagtGTAAATCAGCTGCAACAGtaatttctttgcttcttcctGACATTGAACTGTAAATGAAGTCATGCAAGCAGGAGTTCCTTTAGACAGTTGTTTGCAGCTGAGACACATGaagctgttttcattttgacTTTTTGAATGTGTTACAAAAAATACCTGGGGTATTTTCAGATACTAGTTGTCCTGTTTGAGGTGTAGGTACACCTTCCCTTTGAGGCCTTTTTGGTTGTGGCCTAAGGGTATGCAGACATCTGAGAGTGAAAAGTGTACAAGGCTGCTGCTTCACCACTGTGTTTATGAGCAGGCTGTTCAGAGACTGGCACTAGAGAGGGTCTGTGTCcctgtttccagctgctctttCAAAATTTGAGCAACCGGTTAACTCCTTTGAGGTTCTGGGTTTCCTGTCATTCTGTACCTGAAACTATGTTTCAGCAAGATGAATGAAGAATCCTGTTTTGTGGGTTCTAACTTTAAATAGTTTATGACTAAGCATTGAATCAGTTGCTTAAAGCCAGCCAGGCAAAATAGTAAGACTTAAGCTATTCCGCTCTGGAAAATGAAAGTTCAAACCAGCACAATGTCTTACTTGTACACTTAGTTGATTGTCACTTCATATTTGTTCTGATCTTTTAGTCATTCTTTGGTATCTTGTCCCCATCTGTAAGTCTGTGGGCATAAGACCCTTTAATGCTTTATCTTGGAAGTAAGGCTGTTCCCTCGTTCACTGAGAGACCAATTTTTATGGAAAAGTAAAGGTCTTTTGCCATTAAAATTAGGAGTTTAAGTGTAATTAGTGGAAGAGGGGACTATCTTGAAGATGCTTTTTTGAATGTaactgaaaatgcagttttgaaaCAATGTTCCATACTAGTAAGGCGGCTTCTCAGATCTTGCaatttaggtttgttttttttttccttcaaataacTCATGCAACTCTTTCCTTTTACAGAGTTTGTACAAATGATGACAGCGAAGTGAAGACGTTGTACAGAATGTGTTAAATTTCTTGTACAAAATTGTTTATTTGCCTTTTCTCTGTTTGTAACTTATCTGTAAAAGGTTTTTCCCTTACTGTCAAAAGATTATGCATGTATAGTAATTAGAAGGCCATTCCTCcatgtttttctcctttatctTACTGTCATTGTTCTGATTTTTGGAAAATTGATCTAAGTAACAAATGTTGCATGTGGCTTACTCTGGATATTTAAGCCCTTCTGCACATCTAAAGTTAGATGAAGTTGGTTAACTGAGGGAACATCTGGAttgtctattaaaaaaaagtagcttTCTCTAGGAAACTTGGGTATGACTAGTGTGACAAGTTACATAAAGTAAGCTGGGGTTTACCAGGCATTAGCTGTTCCTTAGTTAAAGCAACATGCTGGTTCTAGTTCTTGAGTATGTAGGAGTTTTTTCTATAGGAGtgttttcccctttctgtgGTGGGAGGAGATAAGGCTCTTGCAGCTTAACTGTAGGATAAAACTATGTGAATGGGTTATATCATGTGGCTAATGCTCTGTAAAAGTCATTCTCCTAGCTTACTCCAAGGTAACTTGTTTGTGGCCATACCTGTAACATGTTGTTGAAATGTGGAGTCTTAATGTTGTAGACGATTGACAGTCAACAATATGAAACTTAAGTTGCACTAATGCAAAACGGGTGATTTATCCAGGTACTCGTACACAAGTTTTTTTTGTACTGCTGGTCCTGtgccagaaaacattttctcctcTTGTTACTATgctttttaaactttgtttagccacttattttcaaaaaaatctgCTTATGGCACGATTTGCCTCAAATCCATTCCAAGTTGTATATTTGTTTTCcaataaaaaattacaatttacCCATACTGTTTCAATGTATCCTTGAATTATTTACAGGAATTGTTCAATGCAGTTGCTGCTCTGTGTTTCAGTATGTAGCAGTTTGGTTTGCTTATGCAATGGATTGGCTGTCTTAAAATAGCTTGGAAGGTGAAAACTTAGTCCTTAAACTTTGGCCCTTAATAGTATTGTTGACTTGAAGAAGCTTTCTTACTAGtagtttaaaatgtattttacagtCTTGTGTGGAGCTTGGTGCTTCAATAAACTTACCGTAGTGACTGGCTATGCCCACTATCTGTAGACATTGTGAACTGGATGTTGACCTAGTTCAATAGTTGacctaaaattaaaattccttgTTCGGACAACTAAacctgtttgctttcttttaattattttggagTTTATTCCCTGTCAGCTCCTACATTGGGGTAACTTAGTCTCACACTTGGGCTTTTCTGAAACTGCCATGTCTGAGTTGCCATTCAGGATGCAGTCAGCTCAAAgtacagaaggaaaacattcttttcctcatttgttATTGAGCATGACTGTGCTTCTAGCACTAGTTTTTTGTCAAGGTTTAAATTTTTGTTGAAGTGGAAGACAAACTGGGTTTCTACCAAGGAAAAATccaagaactgaaaagaatgcCAGAGGCTGAGCATGCCCATTGCCTCTCTGTTCTCCTGGTAACAGCTGCCTTGACTGTATGTCTGCTGTATGGTTATCTTGTGTGGGGATTCT
Coding sequences within it:
- the CALM2 gene encoding calmodulin-2 isoform X2, whose translation is MRSLGQNPTEAELQDMINEVDADGNGTIDFPEFLTMMARKMKDTDSEEEIREAFRVFDKDGNGYISAAELRHVMTNLGEKLTDEEVDEMIREADIDGDGQVNYEEFVQMMTAK
- the CALM2 gene encoding calmodulin-2 isoform X1; the encoded protein is MADQLTEEQIAEFKEAFSLFDKDGDGTITTKELGTVMRSLGQNPTEAELQDMINEVDADGNGTIDFPEFLTMMARKMKDTDSEEEIREAFRVFDKDGNGYISAAELRHVMTNLGEKLTDEEVDEMIREADIDGDGQVNYEEFVQMMTAK